The following nucleotide sequence is from Anaerococcus sp. Marseille-Q7828.
TCGTCCTGACATTTGTTTTTAAAATCGCTTACAGGAAGCGCGATTTGATCGAAAAGTTTCATAAGAAGAAACTTTATAATCGACTGATATATATTACTATATATCAGGCATTTTGTCAAGCTAGGCTGGCATAAATGAAGGATTTTCTTTATTCTTGCCAAAGATAGCTTTCCTATTTTGTAAAAACAAAAATATGAATACTATGACAAATATTATTGCTGATAGGGCATTGATAGATGGGTTGATTCCTCTTCTTGCCATGCCGTATATGGTCATAGATAAGTTAGATACACCATTTCCTGATGTGAAATAGGATATGGCAAAATCATCTATGGATAGGGTAAAAGATATCAAAGCTCCAGCTAAGATACCATTTTTGATATTTGGTATCAAAACTTTTCTTATGGCATATGACGGTGTCGCTCCAAGATCTAGGGCGGCTTCTATGATATTTTTATCCATAGCTTCTACCGCTGGCAGTACTGTCAAAACAACATAGGGTATACAAAACATAATGTGGGATAAAATCATGGTAATATAACCAAGTTCCATCCTTAGGAAACCATATAGGCCCATAAGAGATATAGCTGTGATGATATCTGGGTTTAAAACTGGTAAGTAGTTGATATTTAATATCATGTTCTTGCGTTTGCCACGTAGTTCTGATATGCCAATAGCTGATAGTGTCCCTATGATTGTAGCAATTATTGTAGCAGCCACTGCTACAATTAGTGTAGTTCTTACAGCTCCTATAATCTCTGGATTAGAAAATAGGTCTACATACCAATCAGTTGTAAAACCAACCCAGCGGCCACGTAGTTTACTGTCGTTAAAAGAAAAGACAATCATCACTACAATTGGTGCGTACAAAAATAAAAATACAAGGATAGTGTAAAAGCGTTCTAGAAATTTTCTCATACTATATCCCCCTCTAAGTCTCTACCAAATCTTCTTTGAACTGCAAGGGCCAAGATTAGAATGAGCATTAGAATTATCGCAGTTGCCGATCCAAATCCCCAATTGCCAGTAAAAGTGAATTGTTGGTCTATGAGGTTTCCTATCATATAAACTTTTTGTCCACCCAAGAGGTTTGATACAACAAAGGTTGATATGGCTGGTATAAATACCATTATAATTCCTGTATAAACTCCTGGAAGTGAAAGTGGAAAAGTTACTTTTTTAAATACTGTCTTTCTATTTGCTCCTAAGTCCAGAGCAGCTTCTATAAGGTTTGGGTCAACTTTTCTAAGGGCATTGTAAATCTGTATAACCATAAAGGGCAAAAATTCATAAATCATGCCCAAAACTACAGCTGTTGGCGTATACATTATTCCAAGCGGGTCCATGCCAAGGCTTGCTAAAAACCTATTTAATACACCATTTCTGCCCAGAAGTGTAATCCAACCATAGGTCCTTAAGAGTAAATTTATCCACATAGGCATTATAAAGACAAAGATTAATGATGAAGCCACATTTTCATCCATTCTAGAAATTATATAGGCAACAGGATATCCTATCAATAAACATCCTAGTGTCGCTAGAAAAGCTATGAGTAAGGTTATTCCAAGCATTTTTAGGTATATAGGCTCAAAAAATCTCTGATAATTTCTAAGGGAAAATGTGAAATTGTCAAAAGCTATAGATTCTGACCCGTTGAAAGAATACATAAGTATCAATATCAGCGGCAATATTATAAAAACTCCCGCCCATACTAGGTAAATATTTAAATATTTTTTCATGATGGCTCCTCAACTAATGGGTTATCATAAGGATCTGCCTCTATTGTAGGCTCTTCCATAACGTGTATAGCATCAGGGTCTATGGCAACTCCTACCTCACTGCCTATTTCTACATTTTCTGGATTGTGGACATTTATAGAAAAATCTTCTCCACTTACTTTGATATTGTAATAAGTTCCCTTAAACATTGTATTTTCAACAATGCCCCTAAGGCTAGCGTCATTTGATAGGTAGAGGTATTCTGGACGAAGCATAACACTTACGTCCTTGCCTGGCATAACCTTATCTACACATGGGAATTCGTGGTTTAAAAATCTTACCTTTGACCTATCGACCATCTTGCCCCTAAAGATGTTTGAATCTCCAAGGAAATTTGCAACAAAGGCATTTACTGGCTCTTCATAAATGTATTGAGGTGTTCCGTATTGCTCAATGATTCCCTTATTCATTACCGCAATCTTATCTGACATAGAAAGAGCTTCTTCCTGGTCGTGGGTTACGTATATAAAAGTAATTCCAACTTCTTTTTGAATATTTTTTAGTTCAACTTGCATCCTTTTTCTTAATTTTAGGTCCAAAGCTCCCAAAGGTTCATCAAATAGTATGATTTCAGGTTCGTTTACCAAGGCACGAGCAATAGCAACTCTTTGTTTTTGCCCACCTGAAAGCCTTGATATATCACGGTTACCATATTTAGCCAAGTCAACTAAGTCTAGGGATTTTTGAACTTTTATTTTGATTTCTTTTTCAGGAACTTTTTTTATCCTAAGGCCAAAGGCAACATTGTCGAATACATTTAGATGAGGAAAAAGGGCGTAGTTTTGGAAAACTGTATTTATATTTCTCTCATTTGGTGGAAGCTTTGATATGTCTTTACCTTCAAAGATTACCTCTCCACTATCTGGCTTTTCAAAACCTCCAATAATCCTTAGAGTAGTTGTCTTGCCGCATCCTGATGGTCCTATTAAAGTTAGGAACTCTCCTCTTTCTACCGATAGATTGATGTCATCTAAGATCTTTTTTCCATCAAACTCTTTGTTAATTCCAACTAAATTTAGTACTTGACTCATTTCCCCTCCTTAATAGCTTGCTAGGACTTCCACCCATTTGTCGTTATAGACTTGCATAAATCCTTCTAGGTCCTTGAACATCTCAAGTTTTGGCAATTTATCAAAATCGGGATATGCAATATCAGAATCAGCAATATAAGATGGTAACTTTTCTCTAACACCTGATACAACTGACGTGAAGCCTTCCATCCACTCAGCATTCTTTGCAGAAACATCTGGGTCTGTAAAATAATTTATAAAAATCTCAGCATTTTTTTTATTTTTTGCTCCCTTTGGAATAGCCATAGAATCTACTTGTAGGTTCATTCCCTCTTCAGGAATCACATACTCAAGGTTTTCATTTTGACTTTGCATTAAAAGCGCATCCCCAGAATACATAACAGTAATCGCCGCATCACCTTGGACAACCAAGTCCCTAGCCTCATCGGTAAGATAAGCGTAAACCAATGGCTTTTGTTTGATTAACTCCTCTTTAGCTTCTTCTATTTCATCCATATTTGTAGTATTTATAGAATAACCAAGTTTTTGTAGGGCAACCGACATAGAAAGCCTTGGCAAATCGTACATTATAATCTCACCCTTATACTTGGGGTCCCATAAATCTGCCCATTTTGTTATAGGTTCTTTGATGATATCCTTGTTATAAACTATGCCAAAATGTGATGAAAAATATGGCACTGTGTATTCATTATTAGGATCAAAATCAAGGCCCTTGTACTTATCCTCTACATATTTAAAATTAGGGACATTAGAAAAATCAATTTTTTCAAGCATGTCATTTTTCTTAAGTTTTTGAACCATATAATCTGACGGAAAAATAACGTCATAGTTATTTGATGATTGGGATAACTTTATAAACATCTCTTCATCAGAAGTAAAAGTTTCATAAACAACATCAATCCCCGTTTCCTTCTCAAACTCAGAAATCAAATCCAAATCAAGATATTCACCAGCATTAAAAACAACAACCTGGTTTTTTTCTCTTGATGAGCAAGATGATAGTAATAATATTAAAGCTAATATTAAAAAGCTCTTTTTCTTCATAATCCCTCCTTTTAAAGTTTAAAATATTTTTTTTATTTTGTTAATTGATTAATTATCTTTTGGTTTATTTATAGTTTAAGGATATGCCGTTGCACCTCGGGGGATAGGAATTAGGGGTAGCGGAGACCCCTTTTTCCTTTCCCCCGATCCCCCTATACCTTATACACCCCCTCCGCTCCTGCGGAGAGCAATGAGCAGTAGAAGTTCGCTCCGCGAATTCTTTTGTTTTGATTGTATTGTGTTACTTACTGCACCATAAAGCTTAGAAATACAAATATATAGGCTTAGGGGTGCGAAAATTGCTTTGTTTTCAAATTGAAGAATTTCGTTAAGAAATCGCACTGTTTGAGCGTAGCGAGTTTGCGATTTTAGAAATTCAAGATTTAGAAAACACCAATTTTTGAAGTCTATAAGATGGTTTCACCCTATCATATAGCAAGAATTTGCACAGCAAATTCTTACACATTCCAGCACCACGCAGTGGCCGTTTCGAGGGGGTAGCGGAAATGGGGGGTTAAGGGGGAAAACCAGTTGGGGAGAATCGGAACTCCCCTGGGTTTTCCCCCTTAGGTCGAAGGAACAACCTTAAACTACAACAAAATAAAAGACATATTAATACAAAAAAGTATTTAATTAAATTTTATAAATATTCCACAATTAACTAAATAGGTCCCTTTAGGTCGAAGCTATGCCCTTAAATAGCGAAAAAACATAAGATAATCAACCATTTAAAACAAAAATTTTAGTCCAAGATATTTAAAAAAATATCTTCTCCAACCCTTTTTGGGCAAAAAAATTCCTTGCACATTATTTTGAACAAGGATTTTATTATCCTACCTATTTACTCATTATTTAAACCCTATAGGTAGGAAGTTTATTATTCGGATTTGGCAATTTGCCCCCTGTGGTTGTGAGTTTTAGCCATATAAATGAGTCTAAAGTATGGATAAATGTGGATTTCTCCACCAGTTCTTACCCCACAGGTGTTCTTAATGTTTTTTATTTTTTTATTTTATTGTCACTGCAATTATAGTTATTATAGTTATAAAAGTCAATTAAAAAATCAAGTTTTTTTATTTTTTCTTAATATTTTTGTAGGTCATTGGAGATACTAATAGTAGCATTGGATATAGTTCCAATCTTCCAAATAGCATAGCAAGGGTCAATGTGAATTTTGATAGATCGCTCATCCTTGCAAATGTGTCCATTGGGCCTAGTTCTCCAATGTATGGTCCTATGTTATTTATTGTGGCCGCCACTGCTGTAAATGCTGTTTCAAAATCACTAGTATCTATTGAAACTATTATCATAAAGATTACAAATAAAATCGTATAGATCAAAAAATATCTATTGGTTGAACTTTCGACATCATCATCTACTTTTTTGCCATCTAGTCTATTTACTGTGATCCTCTTTGGGTTAACAGCTGTTTTTATTTGATTTATCGCAGATTTAAACATCATAACTACTCTTGAGACCTTTAGACCACCAGCTGTTGATCCTGCACATCCACCTATAAACATAAGTAAGGTTAGTAGGTGCCTAGCAAAAAATGGCCAGTTTCCAAAGTCAGCTGATACATACCCTGTGGTTGTAATTATCGATGATACTGTAAAAAACGCATTTGATCCAGAATATAATGGATCATTATAGATTGGTCTTATGCTTATGAATATGAGGACTGTGGCAACAAATATTACTCCTACATATGTCCAAAGTTCTTCTGATTTGAAGCTTTCTCTTACAGATTTTATTATTGCATAATAATATAAATTGAAATTTACTCCAAAGAGCATCATTGCTACTCCAAGGATAATTTCTATAGACCTAGAATCATAAAAGGCTACACTTGTCCCATGGTTTGCAAAACCACCTGTTCCAGCAGCTCCCATGGCGAATATGATACTATCAAATAAGTTCATTCCAGCTAGCAATAGTGCTATTGTAGTTATAAGTGTCAAGGCAAGATATAGTATGTATAAGACTCTTGCTGTTTCTGCTAGCTTTGGAGTAATTTTGCCAAAGGTTGGACCTGGGACTTCTGCTTGCATTAAGTTTGTCGATTCTTTGTTTTGTTTTGGCAAAATCGCAAGGGTGAATACTAAAATTCCCATACCACCTATTAAGTGGGATAAGGATCTCCAAAATATGATTGAGTGAGGAAGTACATCTACATTTGTAGCAACTGATGCCCCACAGGTTGTAAAACCACTAGCCATTTCAAAAAAGGCATCCAAAAATTTGGGATAGTTTGTTGGTGTCAAGTAAAGAGGAATGGCTCCAATAATAGAGTACAAAACCCAGCAAAAAGCTGTGGTAAACATGGCTTCTCTAGTAAATACATGGCCTTTTGTACTTCCCTTTTTTACTAAGAAAGTCCCTAAAAGTCCTGATAAGATAATTGGAAATACGAAATATAATTTGTCATTTGTGCCTTCTTTGTAAATAAAAGCAACTATCAATGGTAAAATCATCAATAAAGCTAGTACCTGCAATAGCCTTCCAATAGCGTTATTTATAATTTTAATATTCATACTTACTCCAATATATCGTCAACTTGAGCCATATTCTTACTTTTTGTAATGATTAGGACCCTATCACCTTTTTCTATGACAGAATTTCCTGTTGCAACTTCAATCGATCCGTCACGATTTCTATGTTCAATTATTGCCACTAGGGTGTCATCTTTTACCTTTACTTCTTTCAAACTATGATTAAATAGCAAAGAGTTCTCGCTTACTTCAAATTCTAGGACTTCTACTTGATCATCTTCTAGCTTGTAGAGGTTGTTTAAGGTTGATATATCCTTAGAATCGACCTTTGACCTAATGACCCTGTTGATATAGTTTGACGCTACAGATTTTGGTGTAAAGGTTGCATCTAGGTCTAAGATTCCGGTTATCTTTAACAAGCTTGTTCTATTTACCTTGGCTATAATTTTTTCAATTCCATATTTTTCAGCTATTAGGGCAATTAAGATATTTTCTTCGTCCATACCTGTGAGGGCTACAACAGCATCGAAGCTCTCAACTCTAGCTTCTTCTAATATATCAGAATCTGAACCATCTGCATTTATTACTATGGCTTCGGCATATTGCTCTTGGAAATTAATCGCCTTTTCTCTATCAATTTCAATTACTGTAACATTAAAATTTCTTTCTAGTAGGAGTCTAGTTAGATGAGAACTCAAGGAGCTTGCACCTATTATAAGCACATCTTTCATTCTAATATTTTCAGGAATTTCCGCCTTATAGAAGGTATCTACATCTTCTTTTGTTCCCATTATATAAACTTTTTGACCTTGCTCGAGTATAAAATTACCCCTAGGTATACTGATTTCCCCGTGGTCATTTACTATGCCAATTAACACATCAAATTGGTTAAGGTATGAATCAGCCTCACTAAGTCTAAGACCAGCTAGCCTAGAATTTTCTCCAATAGTTATCTCTAGCATCATTGACCTATCTTCTAGGAAACTTTGTACATTTCTAGCGTGGGAATATTTGATTGATCTCTGAATTTCTTTTGCAGCAAGATATTCCGGATTGATTACTAGATTAGAACCAGTGAGTTGTACTATATTATCCAAATTGTTGACATACTTAGTATCCCTTAACCTAAGTATTATATCCTTTGCTCCCAAATTTCTTGCTAGGGCCGCAGAGATAATATTAGTATCATCATTTCTTGTTAGGGCTATGAATATGTCACAATTATCAACATTTGCTTCTTTCAACACGTCAATATCTGTTCCATCTCCGACAAGCGCCATGACATCATTTTGTTCAAGTAATTTATTTAAAATATCCTTATCTTGGTCGATTACCAAAATATCGTGATTTTGTAAAGATAATTCTTCTGTAAGATAAGAGCCGACCTTACCAGCTCCCAGGATAATAATATTCATCTATACCTCCTAAGCCTAACTAGTATAGCATTTATATATTTAAATTCAAGTTTAAAACATAGATAATTTACTTCATTATACCACATAGATACTTTACAATAAGACTTATAAGCAAAGAAAAAAGCCAACCTAAAAAAGTCAGCTTTTTACTCTTATATATTTATTCAAATACTTGCTTTTGATAAGTTTCGTCTGTATTTTTCTCCTTGTAATCTAGATAGTTTAATGAAAGTTGGTTTAAGAAAAATACATAAGCGACAACTATATAAACAATGAAAACAAGGCTTAGTATCCCAGCAAAAATACCTGCTCCAATATTAGCTCCACTTGACGCTCCAAACAAAGCTACTATCAATACTATATATATAATAATTGGGGCTAATATCCATTTTAAAAATACCTTTAAGGTCTGCCCAGCCAAATCCTTACCAACAACAAATACTTTTTTAAAAAGATCTCCAAAAGCCTTATTGGGATTATCTGCTATGACAAAATATTGGTAGGCAGTAAAAATATAATAAATCATAGACACTATCAACATAAGTATTATCAGTATTAGCATTGATCCCAATCCAGTGTAGCTTCCAGCCAAAAGATTCATTGTTAATGAACTTGCGAAAACTGTTCCTGTCAAAATCATCGCTATAGTAGGGATTACATTTATCAATAGGCTAAGACCAAAATTTGTTGGCTTTATCACATGATATCCATCTAAGTACTCTGATACAGAACCCATCCTATTAAATAATAAGCCATGTGCTAGGATAATATTTGTAACAATACTAACAATCATTGCTAAAATCGAATAAATCATTGAAGGTTCTGATTCAGTCCCACCCACGGATGCTCCCTTGAACAATTTTCCTAATAAAAAAATAATTAAGGTCATAATAATGTGTATAATCAAAACACTCGATAATTTAAAATCTCTTTTTTGCATTTCTACCTCCTCTTTTCTTTATATATATTTACCCTTTTTTCGGGTATAAATGCAGTGAGGTGAAAATATGATTATAAAATTTGTTAAAGAAGAACATGAAGCTCAAGCTCTTGATGGCGAAAACAAGGCTGGCTACTGCCAATACGAAGAAAAAACAGATGGCACTTGGGCTATCACTCATACAGTTGTTGATGGCAACTACCAAGGTCAAGGTCTAGCAGGAAAGCTACTTGATGAAGTTTGTGAAGCTGCTAGAAAGGAAAATGTAAAAATCGTTCCTATTTGCTCATATGCAGTCAAGAAATTTGATCAAGAGCCAGAAAAATACGGAGATGTGGACGCTAGATAATAAATTAGGAGTGCTGGGCATGGTCAAGCAAGCACTCTTTTTTTTTGCCCTTTTTACAAAGCTTTTTATAATATTTTTTATTTTTCATAATATTTATTACAAAAGTCAAAAATTTGAACTTATTCTCTTAGTATCACAGATGAATTGGCTATTTTTAGACATTTGTTATTTGATACGCTAATGTGATATTATTTACCTTTTATTTATCATTTGATATGATATTTTTATGAAAAGAGGTATTTCTGTGAAAAATGATTTAAGGAAAAAAATAGCAATACTTGCCTTATCTATATATGTTGCCAGCAATAGTGTAGTATCCGGCACCCTTGCTTTTATGCAAAGAGACTTGGGACTTTCTATCACAAATGCTGAAATGATGATAACTCTTGCATCTATTGCATCAATTGTAACTATATTATTAAATGAAAAGATTACCCAAAGAATAGGTATGAAAAAGTGCGTGGATACCGGTCTCTTTTTAGTGGGTTTAAGTGCGATTACACCAGTAATATTTAAGTCGTATCCATCTATTATAATAAGCCGTCTTTTGATGGGTGCTGGTGTTGGCCTATTTAATGGACACAGTGCCAATTATATAAATGTATTTTTTGAAGGAGACGAGGCAGATAAGCTCCACGGCATAAGAATTTCAGCTGAGTTTATAGGACAGATGGCCCTATTGTTTATTGCAGGACTCCTAATCAAAATTCAGTGGCAACTTGCATTTTTAGTTTATAGTTTTGCTTTTTTGATAATGTTCAATTTTAATAGGACAATTCCAGAAGTTGACATAAATGTTGAAAGTACAGATGATAGTAAATTTAGAATAAGTGGCCAATTAATATTTTATGTAGTTTTTATAGCAATTATTATAATGAATAACACAGCAATAAGTGTAAGATTTCCAACAATTGCAACCCTAGCAAAGGGTCTTGATGCTGATGTAAGCCTATATATGTTAATTTTGCCAATCTCTGGTATGGTTTTTGGCTTTATGTTTGGAGCAATCAACAAATTGTTGAGAGAAAAAACTCTATACCTAGGCTTGAGCATTTATGTAATCTTTAACATGGTTATAGCCCTATTTGGTTACAATATGTATATTTACTTAGCCTCTATGTTTTTCCTAGCCTTTTCCCAATCCTTGTGCACCCCATACTTATTTGCAGAAGTTGCAAGATTTGCCAAAGGATCCCAGGCTCGTATAGCAAACAACTTGCTTTTCATAGGTTGTAATGTGGGTGGCTTTTTGGCTCCATTTTTCCTAGAGGGAATAAATAGAGCATTTAATACAACTTCTTTGACCCTAGCTTTTTCAGCCTTTAGTGTGATTTATGCTTTGATGCTTATTTTAAACATTTATGAAGAAAGAAAAATAAGAATGTGATTTGAGAGCGAATTTATCGCTCTTTTTTATTTATAATATTAGCTTTATTTAATCAATGTAAAATGATAAAATAATACAAAAGGAGATTTTATGAGAATAGTTGATATAGTTTGCAAAGACGAATGGATCAAAGATTACGAATTTTTTAATGAATTTAAAGATACAAAATATTTTGATATACTTCTAGATACTTGTGAGAATTTAAATACTGACATTCTTTTCAAAAGCAATGTCCACGGTCAAGACCACATAGAAAGAGTTATTTTCTTTGCCCTAGTCCTTGCCTGGAAATATGATCTTGATAATAAAGATACCGATATAATCCGCTATGCGGCCTGCCTACACGATACAAAAAGAGTTAATGACACTTGGGACGTTGACCATGGCAAACGAGCAGCAAGTGAATCTATTAAATATGCTAATATAAATAAGGACGATACAAATATCCTCCAAGCAGTAATTGCTGCCCACTCCACAGATGATAAATATATGGAGGATATAATCAGAGAATATAAGGTCACAGACTTTGACAGGGCCTTGTTTTTGGCAAAACTATTCAAGGATGCTGATGGCCTAGATAGGGTTAGGATAAAAAGGTTAGATCCAGCCTACCTACGCAATGATTTTTCCAAAGACCTGGTAGATTTCGCCTACATTTTGTATGAAAAGTACTGATTATTTGACAGAAAATTTATTATCTAATAAAATTATTATGTAATAAATTAGGAGAATTGAATGTCTGTAAGTATAAAGAAAATATTTATCACATCTTTAATCCTTTCTCAAATTTTCATTTCAAACACGGCTTTCGCTGATTCTATTATTTTAAATAAAGAAACAAGCCCTGGTGTTAATGTACGCAGCAAAAAGGATACAAATAGTGAAATCTTAGGTGGTATAGAAGATTTTACTATGTATGAAATTAAAGATGAAGATGAAAATTGGTACCAAATTGATTTTGACGGAAAAACTGGCTATGTTGGTAAAACTTGGTTTTATAGGCTTAACCAGACTAATATTATAGATGCCACAAATCTAAAAAGTGAAGCTAATAGCCAATCTTCAAACGCTGCTCCCTACAAGCTCTTGGAGCAAACTAAAGTCACTATCTTAGAATTTGTAAAAGATTCTGAATTTGTGAAAGTTTCTTATGATGAAAATTATAAGGATAACAGGAAGATTAACGTAACTGATATCGAAGATTTATCCAATAATGACTTGCTTTTTAGCCTATCAGATGATAAAGATTCCGGAGTAAAGACAGTCACTTTAAATGATTCAATAAAGGATATACCAGAAGTAGTTACCCTATCCGAGAGTCCACAAACAGTTGAAATTGGTAAGGATGCAGATAAACTAAAAGAACCTGTAACAGGCTATGTCAAACTATCCTCCCTTGCTGTTTCTAAAAAAGATAAGGAAGACTTGGAAGGGTTAAAAAATACATATGAGGATATGAATAAGCATATCAAAGAAACTTTGGAATATGAAGAGTCTATCAGAAATCAAGTTATCCAAACAACTCATTATGAAACAATAACTACTTATGAAACTTCTCAAAGCACTGATACAAATACATCTGTAATCGAAGTACCAGTTACTGGAAATCCAGTTGGTGTAGAACTTTATAAATGGGCTACTCAATTTGTAGGCCGTCCTTATGTCTTAGGTGGAGTATCCCTTACAAATGGTATAGATTGTTCTGGTTTCACCATGCAAATCTATAGACAAATCGGTATAGAATTGCCACACTTTGCCCAAAGCCAACAAAGATATGGAGTAGAAATTCCATTTGGTCAAGAACAAGCTGGGGACTTGGTATTTTTTGGAACAAGCCTAAATAATATCACCCACGTGGCTATGGCTGATGGCAATGGCAATATGATCCATGCATCTAGTCCTAGAGTTGGAATTATAATAAGTCCAATTAGAAATCCAATCTCTATAAAAAGAATAGTACAATAGAAAAAATCCAGACCTCCTTTGACCTGAACCCCAAAATCCGGAATACGGATGGAGGGGTTTTTTGTATGCCAAAATACACAAATGAATTTAAAATAAAATTAGTAATGGAATACTTATCAGGTAAATCAGGTGGGCAAGAGAAAGTAGCTGAAAAATATAATGTTCCCAAA
It contains:
- a CDS encoding ABC transporter permease, encoding MRKFLERFYTILVFLFLYAPIVVMIVFSFNDSKLRGRWVGFTTDWYVDLFSNPEIIGAVRTTLIVAVAATIIATIIGTLSAIGISELRGKRKNMILNINYLPVLNPDIITAISLMGLYGFLRMELGYITMILSHIMFCIPYVVLTVLPAVEAMDKNIIEAALDLGATPSYAIRKVLIPNIKNGILAGALISFTLSIDDFAISYFTSGNGVSNLSMTIYGMARRGINPSINALSAIIFVIVFIFLFLQNRKAIFGKNKENPSFMPA
- a CDS encoding ABC transporter permease; the protein is MKKYLNIYLVWAGVFIILPLILILMYSFNGSESIAFDNFTFSLRNYQRFFEPIYLKMLGITLLIAFLATLGCLLIGYPVAYIISRMDENVASSLIFVFIMPMWINLLLRTYGWITLLGRNGVLNRFLASLGMDPLGIMYTPTAVVLGMIYEFLPFMVIQIYNALRKVDPNLIEAALDLGANRKTVFKKVTFPLSLPGVYTGIIMVFIPAISTFVVSNLLGGQKVYMIGNLIDQQFTFTGNWGFGSATAIILMLILILALAVQRRFGRDLEGDIV
- a CDS encoding ABC transporter ATP-binding protein; protein product: MSQVLNLVGINKEFDGKKILDDINLSVERGEFLTLIGPSGCGKTTTLRIIGGFEKPDSGEVIFEGKDISKLPPNERNINTVFQNYALFPHLNVFDNVAFGLRIKKVPEKEIKIKVQKSLDLVDLAKYGNRDISRLSGGQKQRVAIARALVNEPEIILFDEPLGALDLKLRKRMQVELKNIQKEVGITFIYVTHDQEEALSMSDKIAVMNKGIIEQYGTPQYIYEEPVNAFVANFLGDSNIFRGKMVDRSKVRFLNHEFPCVDKVMPGKDVSVMLRPEYLYLSNDASLRGIVENTMFKGTYYNIKVSGEDFSINVHNPENVEIGSEVGVAIDPDAIHVMEEPTIEADPYDNPLVEEPS
- a CDS encoding spermidine/putrescine ABC transporter substrate-binding protein translates to MKKKSFLILALILLLSSCSSREKNQVVVFNAGEYLDLDLISEFEKETGIDVVYETFTSDEEMFIKLSQSSNNYDVIFPSDYMVQKLKKNDMLEKIDFSNVPNFKYVEDKYKGLDFDPNNEYTVPYFSSHFGIVYNKDIIKEPITKWADLWDPKYKGEIIMYDLPRLSMSVALQKLGYSINTTNMDEIEEAKEELIKQKPLVYAYLTDEARDLVVQGDAAITVMYSGDALLMQSQNENLEYVIPEEGMNLQVDSMAIPKGAKNKKNAEIFINYFTDPDVSAKNAEWMEGFTSVVSGVREKLPSYIADSDIAYPDFDKLPKLEMFKDLEGFMQVYNDKWVEVLASY
- a CDS encoding TrkH family potassium uptake protein, giving the protein MNIKIINNAIGRLLQVLALLMILPLIVAFIYKEGTNDKLYFVFPIILSGLLGTFLVKKGSTKGHVFTREAMFTTAFCWVLYSIIGAIPLYLTPTNYPKFLDAFFEMASGFTTCGASVATNVDVLPHSIIFWRSLSHLIGGMGILVFTLAILPKQNKESTNLMQAEVPGPTFGKITPKLAETARVLYILYLALTLITTIALLLAGMNLFDSIIFAMGAAGTGGFANHGTSVAFYDSRSIEIILGVAMMLFGVNFNLYYYAIIKSVRESFKSEELWTYVGVIFVATVLIFISIRPIYNDPLYSGSNAFFTVSSIITTTGYVSADFGNWPFFARHLLTLLMFIGGCAGSTAGGLKVSRVVMMFKSAINQIKTAVNPKRITVNRLDGKKVDDDVESSTNRYFLIYTILFVIFMIIVSIDTSDFETAFTAVAATINNIGPYIGELGPMDTFARMSDLSKFTLTLAMLFGRLELYPMLLLVSPMTYKNIKKK
- the trkA gene encoding Trk system potassium transporter TrkA, whose translation is MNIIILGAGKVGSYLTEELSLQNHDILVIDQDKDILNKLLEQNDVMALVGDGTDIDVLKEANVDNCDIFIALTRNDDTNIISAALARNLGAKDIILRLRDTKYVNNLDNIVQLTGSNLVINPEYLAAKEIQRSIKYSHARNVQSFLEDRSMMLEITIGENSRLAGLRLSEADSYLNQFDVLIGIVNDHGEISIPRGNFILEQGQKVYIMGTKEDVDTFYKAEIPENIRMKDVLIIGASSLSSHLTRLLLERNFNVTVIEIDREKAINFQEQYAEAIVINADGSDSDILEEARVESFDAVVALTGMDEENILIALIAEKYGIEKIIAKVNRTSLLKITGILDLDATFTPKSVASNYINRVIRSKVDSKDISTLNNLYKLEDDQVEVLEFEVSENSLLFNHSLKEVKVKDDTLVAIIEHRNRDGSIEVATGNSVIEKGDRVLIITKSKNMAQVDDILE
- a CDS encoding GNAT family N-acetyltransferase; this translates as MIIKFVKEEHEAQALDGENKAGYCQYEEKTDGTWAITHTVVDGNYQGQGLAGKLLDEVCEAARKENVKIVPICSYAVKKFDQEPEKYGDVDAR
- a CDS encoding MFS transporter, producing the protein MKNDLRKKIAILALSIYVASNSVVSGTLAFMQRDLGLSITNAEMMITLASIASIVTILLNEKITQRIGMKKCVDTGLFLVGLSAITPVIFKSYPSIIISRLLMGAGVGLFNGHSANYINVFFEGDEADKLHGIRISAEFIGQMALLFIAGLLIKIQWQLAFLVYSFAFLIMFNFNRTIPEVDINVESTDDSKFRISGQLIFYVVFIAIIIMNNTAISVRFPTIATLAKGLDADVSLYMLILPISGMVFGFMFGAINKLLREKTLYLGLSIYVIFNMVIALFGYNMYIYLASMFFLAFSQSLCTPYLFAEVARFAKGSQARIANNLLFIGCNVGGFLAPFFLEGINRAFNTTSLTLAFSAFSVIYALMLILNIYEERKIRM